From Lycium ferocissimum isolate CSIRO_LF1 chromosome 12, AGI_CSIRO_Lferr_CH_V1, whole genome shotgun sequence, one genomic window encodes:
- the LOC132039725 gene encoding receptor-like protein EIX2: MAYNNLTGKIPNKFQFNMEANVDLSTNSFEGPLPLWSSNVTTLYLRNNLFSGPIPLNICGAYPDLTDLDISRNSLHGTIPLCIGDINQLTTLALDNNQLIGQLPDFWGKLPYLYWIDMSENHLSGQIPGSLGSLSSLMFLRLSGNNLSGELPSSLRNCTRMISIDLSNNRLSGLIPAWLGETMRSLLILSLRKNRFSGPIPLKICSLSGLHILDLSGNNLSGSIPSCFCYLEAFKVELTDAAYEGKLNLVAKGRIDYYDTILYLVNSIDLSSNSLSGEIPVEITSLLKVVTLNLSRNHLTGNIPTDIGKLGRVETLDLSINQLSGPIPPSIASLDFLTHFNFSYNKLTGKIPTSTQFQTKVDPTIFQGNAALCGPPLKECDGDRTKTSDSGTDDEGETDDEDKLEKVWFFAVVGLGYSVGFWVFFGTLVIKKRWRIAYFKFIETCLLEFDEWSWSFQHKMLGYLTCRRNT; this comes from the coding sequence TTCTAATGTTACAACATTGTATCTGAGGAATAACTTGTTTTCAGGACCTATTCCTCTCAATATCTGTGGAGCATATCCTGATTTAACAGACTTGGACATCTCCAGGAACAGCCTACATGGCACCATTCCCTTGTGCATCGGTGATATCAATCAGTTGACTACTTTAGCCCTCGATAATAACCAACTTATCGGACAGCTTCCTGATTTCTGGGGTAAGCTACCATATCTTTATTGGATAGATATGTCAGAGAACCATCTATCCGGCCAAATTCCAGGTTCACTAGGTTCTCTATCTTCTCTGATGTTCTTAAGACTCTCAGGCAACAATCTCTCTGGAGAACTGCCTTCGAGTTTGAGAAATTGCACGCGAATGATTAGCATTGATCTTAGTAACAATCGGTTGTCAGGGCTAATCCCAGCTTGGCTAGGGGAAACAATGAGATCACTGTTAATCCTCAGTTTAAGGAAGAATAGGTTTTCCGGCCCCATTCCTTTAAAAATATGTAGCCTTTCAGGTCTTCACATACTGGACCTTTCAGGAAACAACTTATCTGGTTCTATCCCATCCTGTTTTTGCTATCTGGAAGCCTTCAAGGTTGAGCTAACTGATGCAGCATATGAAGGGAAACTGAACCTGGTGGCGAAAGGAAGAATAGATTATTATGATACTATCCTTTACCTAGTAAATAGTATCGACCTCTCGAGCAACAGTTTATCTGGAGAAATCCCAGTAGAGATAACAAGCTTGCTTAAAGTTGTAACCTTGAACTTGTCCAGGAACCATTTGACAGGAAATATACCGACAGATATAGGAAAGTTAGGACGGGTTGAAACCTTAGATCTTTCAATAAATCAGTTGTCAGGTCCTATCCCACCAAGCATAGCTAGTTTAGACTTTCTGACTCATTTTAACTTCTCTTACAATAAGTTGACAGGAAAAATTCCCACTAGTACTCAGTTCCAAACCAAAGTTGATCCAACAATTTTCCAAGGAAATGCTGCACTTTGTGGTCCTCCTTTGAAAGAATGTGATGGTGACAGGACTAAAACATCTGATAGTGGAACGGATGACGAAGGAGAAACCGATGATGAAGATAAACTTGAGAAAGTATGGttctttgctgttgttggtTTGGGATACTCGGTTGGCTTCTGGGTATTTTTTGGCACTTTGGTCATCAAGAAAAGATGGAGAATTgcttatttcaaatttatagAGACATGCCTTTTGGAGTTCGATGAATGGTCATGGAGTTTTCAGCATAAAATGTTAGGATATTTAACGTGTAGAAGAAACACTTAG